CCCCTAGCCAGACAGGTGATCTAGATCCGTCACACACCCTCTTTGAGTCTAAATGTTCTCAACTGTAAACGAAAAGGACTGGATCAGGCAATCGTCAAGCTGCCTTTCGGCTCTGAAAGTTCTTGATTTCACGGCCTTgctttctttctcactctctccaGGTACCAGTAAGGCTGCAGAGTCTGGGCTCAGGCATAACTCAAGCCAGCTTCCAAGAAATGATGACAGAAGCTGAACACTTGTCTGTGATTTTGAATTTCTCTATATCCCTCCTGAGTCTAGAATCCCCAGACTGGGAGGGAAATGGCTTGTTCTGAGCCTAAGCTGCCAGGATTGGCcagcatttctttctctcttctctaagTTGTCAGATATTCTCAGACATCTGCTGCCCGTTTACTTTTGTCCAGAAAGGGAGAGCCTGAAGCATGGCTTTCCTTAGGAACATCATGGTTAAAGGCAAAGAGCTTGGATTCAGAAGTCCTATGGGCTAAACCGCATCCAGCCCCCTGCTGTGCCATTTATGGTTGTATTGATGTTAGCAATTGAGTTTTGGGGATCTTTATTTCCATCTGTCAAACACCCTTGCTTTATAGGGTCATACTAAGGATCAAGTGAGATAACCCTTAAGCTGGCCAGCACAGCCTTTAGGACAGAGCTGCTATTAAGTGAGTGAGGGTtcccttccttatttcttttctggGAACAGAGCTCAAAATCTTTTATCTGAGAGTTTCCTGTGAGTCCAGAGAGCATGTTAAAATTAAGCCCTGGGACCTCTGCTTCTCTCACTCATCCTTAAGCCCCTCTGAGGCCACTGAAATGCCTCTGGGTGCCCAGGTCTGGGACTATAAGGACGGTAAGGGGCCCTTTCTgtagccccccaccccacccctgctatCCAGGTGGCCTCAACAGAGTCTGATGCTCTGGGTGGGCGTGTTGAGTGCGGGGCTCTTCTCTCCGAGCCCTATAGCCCACTTGCTGTCCCCCGCCTTTGCAGCCCTTTGCTTACTAGCCCAGGCTTGTCTCTGCAGACAGGGGAGTCCCGTGAGGGTGTGggctcttcctccttcctctggctcagaagcaggcaggaatcagcagtTTCCTCCTGACAAGGCCCCCTCTGGGCAGTGGGAACCAGGACAGACTCTGCAAGGCGTTAACCCTTTtgtttcctctcctcttctctgtttttttaagtgcttgagggaattttatttattcatttaacaaacctGTGGTGGGCAGCCTGCTGTGCTGACTGAaggccatttcttcttcttctttttttttggttgtcaatctgtatttttgttttattatcttttaaatttatttttaattggaggataattgctttcaatACTGGGTTGttgtctgctgtacaacaatgtgaatcagatgcaagtatacatatatacccgcCCTCAGGAGCATCTCTCCCCACATCCAAGTCATCACGGAGCACTGGGCGGAGCTCCCTGGGTTATACAGCACCTTctcactggctgtctattttacacatggcaatgTATATAtctcagtgctactttctcaattcattgGGGCCATAGGTTATAGAATTTCAGGGCTGTAAAGAACTTTGGAAACTATTTAGCTCAACCTCCTCATTGTACGaaggaaaaataacaagaaatgatTGGTTCTTTAATTAATATATAGCTGTCATTtattagatgctgctgctgctgctaagtcacttcagtcgtgtccgactctgtgtgaccccatagacggcagcccaccaggctcccccgtccctgggattctccaggcaagaacactggagtgggttgccatttcctcctccgatgcaggaaagtgaaaagtaaaagtgaagtcactcagtcatgtccaactcttaacgaccccatggactgcagcccaccaggctcctccatccatgggattttccaggcaagagtactggagtggggtgccatcgccttctctgtattAGATGCTATGTGCCAAGTATTGCACTAATACATActtttaatcctcataaaaacCATAAAAAGAGACTTGGTATTTctattgttaaaataaaaatacaactcaGATCAGGTacgtaacttgcccaaggtcacacaagtgGTAGGAATGACTTTTAAATACAAATCTGTTGGAATTCCAAGCCTGTGGCCTTAACTACTGTTCTATTTACCAAGAAACCGACAGTAGGAACAGAAGCATAGTCTacgtgtgatttttttttttcttgctttaagAAGTGGCTTTTGGTCCCAGTAGCAGACCCTCCCTCTTTACGGGGTTCAAAAGGCAGCCATATGGGTCACTTGGTGTCACATTGCTCCCCAGGCTGCAGATCTCATGTCCACAGGACTTTGCACAGAAATCCATCTTAGAATTTGTCACACTGTGTAACAGTTAACTAATAATGGCCAACCTAACACGCCAGGCATGGTGTTAATCTTGCCACATCTGATCATCCTGTGAAGCAGGCATTATGagtcccacttcacagatgatgATGTAGACACACTAAGCCACTTCTGAAGCCAGGAAGTAGCACAGATGGAATCTAAACTGTGAATCCCAAACTCTTCGGCATTACATGACGCGGCTGGCTATTTTTTTGGACAGTCACGACCGTGTCTTTTTTATGTCTGCATTCCCAGTGCCCAGTACGGTACTGGGCACTCGAGAGATCTTTGATACCCTCTTGCTGAATGGATGGACGGAAGGAGGGATGAAGGGAAGAACGGaggggtgggtagatggatgacGTGACGGATGGATGGACAGACTGATGGATCACGGTGACCACCGAGATGGCGGCATTCTGATCCTCTCACAGGACAGGGCTCGCCACCAACTTCCTTGTCTCTGCCACCCTCAGGTCTGGACTCTGaactccccttcctctccttctttccctctgcTGGGATGCCTGGTTCTTCTTCCCTAGTTTTCAACCTATCAGTTGCGCTTCACCCTCTCTAGCCTACATACCTGCCTGCCTCCTTTACCCCTCACCGTGGCCGGCAGGGCCCTGCGAGGGCAGGACGTGGTCCCTGTTACCCCTGACCGGCCTCCTCTCCAGCCACAATTTCTGCCACATGCTGTGGTCCAGCTGCACTGGTCTCCTCGCTCTTCCTCACACGCTCCGGGCATGCCCGGCATTCTCTGTACTGCTGTTCCTGCCCACTCTCTCCAACGCTCTCCCCAGATACCCACACAGCTGGCTCTTCCTCATTCTTTGCTCAGATGCTGCTTTCTCAATGAACCAATCCTCTTGGGTCCTGCCTCTCCCCattccctgctttattttctctccaaagcaacagtcatcactGGAGAGACTACCCGTTTTATGTATTTCTATGTCTTGCCTCACTAACTAAGTGAGTGAGGGGCTTTCCTTGGTGGCTAAGacgttaaagagtctgcctgcagcacgggagacccaggttcgatccctggattgggaagatcccctggaggagggcatggcaacccactccagtattcttgcctggagaatccccatggacagaggagcctggcgggctgcagtccatgggttcgcaaagagttggacacgactgagcaaaagTCGTGGACACACACAaaaactccatgagggcaggtcGTGATGTGGTAGGGTTCACGGCTGAAGCCGGCAACGCTTACAACAGTGGCTGGTGGGGTAGAGACACTGGATGAGATATATGCGGAATGATTCCGCAGGATCGACAAACGTAGCTCAAGTGCATGAACCTGTCACCTCTCTCACTGCAGGCTGCGATGGTCTGGGTTGTCCAGtagcagtcatgtctgactctttgcgaccccatggacggtagccccgccaggctcctctgtccatggggttttcctggcaagaatactggagcgggttgccatttcctcccgcAGGGGTCTGGGGGCAGGCGTGTACTGAGCGGGGTGTGTGCTGGGGCGCCCTCCTTACCGCCTTGGTGCACTGCACGTCCTTCCCCAGCAGCCAGTTGAGCTCCAGGTTGCCCTCGCCCTGGTAGCACGACTGCAGGCGCTCCTTGATCTGCAGGTTGATGGCGCGGATGGGGAAGGCGCAGAGGGCAGAGTCATCCGGCGGCTGGTGGTACTGCTTCTGCCCTTTGGAGAAGATGGCGAACAGCACGTCGTCCTGGCTGCTGATGTTGAAGGCCCGCGCCAGCGCGTCCCCAGGCTTGGCGAGGTAGGCGGCCTGCAGGAGGCGGTATTCCACCCCGGCCCGCGTGCAGCCAAAGGGCAGGGACACGTAGGAGTGGAACTTGGGGTCGTCCTTGCAGAGCCGCACGATGCGCGAGGTGTAGAAGAGGTCCCCGGCCGAGTTGATGGCCACGCCTTCGGGCGTCTCGGGCTGGACCGTCAGGAAGTAGACGAAGCCCCCGCTGGCGAAGCCGTAGATGTAGAAGATGTCGAAGTGGGCCACCAGGGCCAGGGTGTCGGAGGGGATCTTGATGAGCGAAGAGACGAAGTCGCTGTGCAGCTCGTAGTCGAGCATGGCGGAGGACTCAGGGTCGCGTGGCAGCTTGCGGCTGGACAGCGTGGGGAAGTAGTCCTGCTTGCCGTCCACGGCCGTGCCGATGAAGAGCTTGCCGTCCTCGCCCTCGGAGCGCACGATCACCCCGTACATCGTGCCCGTCTTGTTGACGCTGGACAGGTAGTGCTCCTTCTTGTGGGACGGCTCCACCAGGATGAAGAGGTCGTCGAGCCGCAGCAGCTTGCACACGCCCTGGTACAGGCTGCCGCAGGCCAGCAGCCGGTTCTCCGAGTAGTCGATGATGAGCAGCTTGTTGACGTTGTTGGTCAGCGTAAGCACCTCGCCGCAGGGCTGCACGATCAGCGGCGGGTAGCAGGACTTGTTGTCCTCCTCCGGGCCCGTCTTGTGAGCCACCTGGATGGTCAGGTTGCCCGTCAGCTTGTACACGCGGTTGATGGCGCCCACGTACACCGCCCCGGTCCCGCGGTGCACCGTCAGGTGGTTGAAGGTCCAGTCGCGGTTCTCCGAGTGGAAGGTGCTGAACTGGGGCGCGCCGGCCGCCCGGGGCGCCAGCAGCACGCAGACAGCCGAGAGCAGGACCACAGGCCAGCCGTCCCCGTCTGCCGCCCGCGGCCCGGGCCTCCTCTGTTCCATTCTGAGCCGGCCGAGGGCCAGGACACAGGGCCTCCGATCTCTCGCGAACTCCGCCTCCCCGGCCTGGCCCTCACATGGTTCTGCAAAACACAAGAGGCAGAACGgtcagacagaaaacaaatcttGCTTGACCCAGGTCCCAGCGCCTACTAGCTCTGTGAGCCTCTTCCTTCtgtatttgggtttttctatttttaacaaaCATTCTCCCTCTTCGGGATGTTCAGGGAATCCTATTATCTATTTTGGTCTCCAGCTTTGACActgtaaaatgcttttttttttttttttaaactttacaaagcGTCTCTATTTCTGTCCTCTTCAGAGATCGTTTTTACCTCTCAGAGAGATTAACAGACTGAGTCCCCGCAGCCAGTGGATCCCAGTGTGAGGACTAAGGCCAGTCTTCCCACTCAGTTGCCAGGTTCCTCCTGCTTGCTCCCAGTCCAGTGGAAAACGCTCCAGCCTGTGAAACACCAGTGGTTAGGGAGGCCCTctcccaggctctcctgtccgAATCTGGTGTCACAAATAAAATTCCTTCTTATTTCAGCCGTCCAGCCCCTCGCACTGCTGGTTTCCTCTTTCACGCTCCGTTCCccacagggaaggaaggaggggagctgGTCATCTACCATTGCCTCTCACCGCCCTTCAGCCTGGTCCTCTCTAGAGAGAATCCTGCAGTGTTAGCAGGGAAAACTTGTTCGGAGAGTGAGCTAGGCCCGGGGCCCCGACGGGTGCTATTCAGGACCTGAAGAGTCCCCGGGGAAAGGGCAGACAACCACCCACCCCTCCTCTTTGGGTCAGGAGGACGTCAGCCACTGCTTCCCCGGAAAGCATGGACCCTGTTGCCTCCTTTGCAGGCTGAGTCCAGCGGGGAGCCGGCCACCTTACTCATGGGGACTGGCTGGCTGAGTCCAGCCTCACCCACCCAGGCGAGAGTTCTGGGTTTGGGAGACATGGGCAGGAGCAAAGGGAGGTGAGTTGAAGGTCAGTCTCATGGTAGCCACTGCTGGAGCCCCATGATGGTTTAAGGCTCCACATGGTCAACCTCAGGCTGCCCGCCCCTGCAGGTCAGTCCCCTGCCCTGacttccctgctccctccctgccctcccaagCCCCAGGTTCTACAGCTTTTCCTAGTATTCCAGGGAAGCTTGCCCAGAGGGGCAAGGTGGGGCTCCTGCAGACCTTCAGAGAGTGGTGGGCAGAGGGTAGACGGTGGGGCCTTCCCATTGCTCTGCCTGCTCCTGACTTTTATGGGGGAGGCAGGGACAGTGGTGGCTGTAGCAGAGAAATCTTTTCTCCCGGCTGGACAGACTGGCCGGCAACCTTCTCAGATAAGTCCAGACAGAAGTCTGGGCAATGAGGCAGCAGGAGTGAAAAGGCTCACGCCCAGGATGGAGCACGTGCTCCAAGGCGGCCTAGGagagtccagttcagttcatgtcagtggctcagtcatgtccgtctctttgtgaccccatggactgcatcgcgccaggcctccctgtccatcaccaactccctgagtttactcaaactcatgtccattgagttggtgatgccatccaaccatcccatcctctgttgtccccttctcctcccactttcaatctttcccagcatcagggtcctggGTCCCTTTATTTATCCCCGACCTGGCTACACGGGGCTGGAATTGGGGATCGAATAGATGCCCCCTGCGGGATCCACGTGCTCTCTGCTCCGTGTCTTTCAAAACTCCCCCTGTCCTCTGCAGCTGTGCCTCCCACACCTGACAGCCCCCCTGGTGCCAGAGGCGGGCCCCACCTGGCCGCTCGCCTCCAAGGAGGCTGCACTGGGGTGCTATTCTGGGGTGATTCATCAGGCCCCAGGCTTCCTTGGAAAGAGGAAGGCGCAGCGGTATGAGGCCTGGGCTGACCTCAGGAGCTCTGACACAGCCCTTCCGGCCCCATGCGCTCACCCGCAAAGCCTCCCCGATGGACGGAGCTTTCGGTTTGAAAATCAGAGGTTATTTTTAGCTATGTCCTGGGGCCGGTAGCCGGACATGAATTCCTCAAGAGGAGCTGCGGAAAGGAAATAACAGAATCCTCATATTCTCCATCTGGGTAGGGAgctgcaggaggcagggctgtgtGCGCCCCTTCTCTGGGCAGGAGAGCTCTATTGCCTACAGGTGGAGGGCAGTGTGTCCCCCTCCGCCTCCCGCCGTTAGGATTATAGTTGCCATCATGATGTACTTGGGGTTTGGCCTTTTGGGCAGGGCTCTCTGAGACACTCTAGCATTGAGTACACGGGCAGAGACCCCTGCCTGCCCCACAACATACATGCACAGACATGCTTAGCCCATGGGGGGGCAGGGACGGTCCCAGGAGCAGAGGTGACGCCAGAGGACACCAAGTGAGGTTAAGATGAACTGTCTCACCGCCCTGCCAGGCATCCTCCAGAGGCACAGTTTGAAGAGTGAGTGGCTTCTGTTGTCAGGCAGAATCTGGGAAGAAATttgggaccttgggcaagtccagTCTCATCCTCCTTTCTGGTAGGATGGGATAATGACGGTACCGACCCCTCGGGTTGTCATCtgagtaaatgagataatgcagggAAGCCTCTTAGCATGGGAGCTGGCACTCAGTGAATGCTTAACTCATAttagttattattatcattgaaGCCTCCCCAAGAGACTGCGCTTTAGGAATCCTACCAGACCTCCTGACTTCTCTTTTTGCTCATATTCTTCCTTTCCATGGGAATGAACACTGTGGGCAGCCCATTGAGCCCCAGCCCTCCCTGGCCCGATGAAGGCGTGCATCAGAGAAAAGGGAATAGATTGAAGGTGATCGTCTCCAGTACACTACTGCACAAGTCCCAGCACAGCTCTCTGCAGCCTGCAAGGAGCCTGGTAGAGGTACAGGATCCGAACAGTTGAAGTGTGAGTGGGAAAACTGGCCTGGTGTCCAGAAGGCATGgagccctggggcagggggcagagtgGGGAACTCAGAGAGACCTGCGTTCAAATCCTGCCTGTGTCGCCATGAGTTGTGTGGCTTTAGGCTGCTCCAGAGTCAACCCGAGCCTATTTCTTGACCAGTAAAGGATGTTATTTGATCTTAAAGAATGCTATTAAAACAAAGGATGTCATAACCAATTGGTAAGATTTCTTCCTTCAGACAAAATGGTATCTTGAGACTTGCTTCTTTCAGCTTCTAGAGTCAATGATTGCAGTAACAGCTGAGGTCCTTCTGTCCTGCCTGGCAGGGCTGGTTAAATCTAGAGGTTTCAACAGACCAGTAATTGTACTGTTTTCCCCTTCCCTCTCAATCAGCATCTACTCTGGGACAGACTGCTCCCGGGGACCAGCCACACAGATTCCTTC
The sequence above is a segment of the Bos mutus isolate GX-2022 chromosome 16, NWIPB_WYAK_1.1, whole genome shotgun sequence genome. Coding sequences within it:
- the PLXNA2 gene encoding plexin-A2 isoform X4 — protein: MEQRRPGPRAADGDGWPVVLLSAVCVLLAPRAAGAPQFSTFHSENRDWTFNHLTVHRGTGAVYVGAINRVYKLTGNLTIQVAHKTGPEEDNKSCYPPLIVQPCGEVLTLTNNVNKLLIIDYSENRLLACGSLYQGVCKLLRLDDLFILVEPSHKKEHYLSSVNKTGTMYGVIVRSEGEDGKLFIGTAVDGKQDYFPTLSSRKLPRDPESSAMLDYELHSDFVSSLIKIPSDTLALVAHFDIFYIYGFASGGFVYFLTVQPETPEGVAINSAGDLFYTSRIVRLCKDDPKFHSYVSLPFGCTRAGVEYRLLQAAYLAKPGDALARAFNISSQDDVLFAIFSKGQKQYHQPPDDSALCAFPIRAINLQIKERLQSCYQGEGNLELNWLLGKDVQCTKAPVPIDDNFCGLDINQPLGGSVPVEGLTLYATSRDRMTSVASYVYNGYSVVFVGTKSGKLKKIRADGPPHGGVQYEMVSVLKDGSPILRDMAFSIDQRYLYIMSERQEQSEGKCKESHSEGQEKGKTGIHQSNGDAASKA
- the PLXNA2 gene encoding plexin-A2 isoform X3, producing MEQRRPGPRAADGDGWPVVLLSAVCVLLAPRAAGAPQFSTFHSENRDWTFNHLTVHRGTGAVYVGAINRVYKLTGNLTIQVAHKTGPEEDNKSCYPPLIVQPCGEVLTLTNNVNKLLIIDYSENRLLACGSLYQGVCKLLRLDDLFILVEPSHKKEHYLSSVNKTGTMYGVIVRSEGEDGKLFIGTAVDGKQDYFPTLSSRKLPRDPESSAMLDYELHSDFVSSLIKIPSDTLALVAHFDIFYIYGFASGGFVYFLTVQPETPEGVAINSAGDLFYTSRIVRLCKDDPKFHSYVSLPFGCTRAGVEYRLLQAAYLAKPGDALARAFNISSQDDVLFAIFSKGQKQYHQPPDDSALCAFPIRAINLQIKERLQSCYQGEGNLELNWLLGKDVQCTKAPVPIDDNFCGLDINQPLGGSVPVEGLTLYATSRDRMTSVASYVYNGYSVVFVGTKSGKLKKIRADGPPHGGVQYEMVSVLKDGSPILRDMAFSIDQRYLYIMSERQITRVPVESCEQYTTCGECLSSGDPHCGWCALHNMCSRRDRCQRAWEPNRFAASISQCVRLEVHPSSISVSEHSRLLSLVVSDAPDLSMGISCAFGNLTEVEGQVSGSQVICISPGPKDMPVIPLDQDWFGLELQLRSKETGKIFVSTEFKFYNCSAHQLCLSCVNSAFRCHWCKYRNLCTHDPTTCSFQEGRINISED